In Anser cygnoides isolate HZ-2024a breed goose chromosome 23, Taihu_goose_T2T_genome, whole genome shotgun sequence, the following are encoded in one genomic region:
- the ARHGEF10L gene encoding rho guanine nucleotide exchange factor 10-like protein isoform X11 produces MPSQERLGDGPRQSVRTPCAMASSELPPCPAVGDRLAPEAPGAPPHGEEDLGEAFDFEDSDEEDDEDSAAEAEPSRGAVLQAPPRRRRATSSSIEGLVLETQEGLPAGVSNGEAGGPPPDNSTQTWKRKSSHRGERFEFPAVEDDVIYDDVPCENLDADQDGAERSLIYEDVQRGEGPRAGEDLGWSSSEFESYSEDSGEESKPEAEPAKQRASFQPKLSPDLNRLKERYARTKRDILALRVGGRDMQELKQKYDWKMTQLMKAAKSGTKDGLEKTKIAVMRKVTFLHRKEAPGDGERRRRAAEVEKLPPAPSSSRGFLEHRGRGDSEEEDTGFLEVTVSDMKHPPPELGPMPAGLSPQQVVRRHILGSIVQSERSYVDSLKRILQDYRNPLMEMEPKVLSARKCQVVFFRLKEILQCHSMFQIALASRVAEWDSAEKIGDLFVASFSKSMVLDVYSDYVNNFTTAMSLIKKACLTKPAFLDFLKKRQMASADRVTLYGLMVKPIQRFPQFILLLQDMLKNTPKGHADRLSLQLALTELETLAEKLNEQKRVADQVAEIQQLSKSISDRSSLNKLLSSGQRQLLLCETLTETVYGDRGQLIKSKERKVFLLNDMLVCANINFKGQLEISSLVPLGPKYVVKWSTALPQVQVVEVGQESGAYDKDNVVIHNAGAKKHAPTGPASHNKVYLGPPRLFQELQDLQKDLAVVEQITLLISTLHGTYQNLNMTVAQDWCLALQRMMKVKEEEIHSANKCRLRLLLPGKPDKSGRPISVMVVFITPSPLSKISWVNRLHLAKIGLREENQPGWLCPDEDKKSKAPFWCPILSCHMSAFSSKALDLQLGAAVHNPVQSSLLGFSAISTSLPQGYLWVGGGQEGAGGQVEIFSLNRSVPRTVKSFPVASPVLCMEYIPEATEGDTTGTEETRAGTEQPPAALHPTVCLGLQDGSIAVYGSVDTGTQCLLTCKSPGMQPVLCLKHSPEYLFAGLQDGTVAAYPRNNAGLWDLAEHPTRLTVGTGPVRALLTLDETVWASCANQVTVLDASSLRTQQTFEAHPDVEASVTHMIKAGSGVWMAFSLGSSIRLFHTETLEHLQEINIATRTTFVLPGQKHVRVTSLLICQGLLWVGTDQGIIVLLPVPRLEGIPKITGKGMVSLNGHGGPVEFLAVALSTLAPDVLKGNQEEEEGEEEKTPELDGPPPREMRKKGILLQYRLRSTAHLPGQLLSVRDAPAGTGGTPEHTEEDGSIYEMADDPDVWVRSRPCARDAPRKEISSVAIISGGRGYRNFSAEPQRRGGEADSTLLIWQVPLML; encoded by the exons ATGCCATCGCAG GAAAGGCTCGGGGACGGGCCCAGGCAGAGCGTCCGGACCCCCTGTGCCATGGCTTCGTCCgagctgcccccctgccccgcagTAG GTGACCGCCTCGCCCCGGAGGCCCCCGGCGCACCGCCCCACGGCGAGGAGGACCTGGGCGAAGCCTTCGACTTTGAGGACAGCGACGAGGAGGACGACGAAGACTCAGCAGCCGAGGCCGAGCCGAGCAGGGGTGCGGTCCTCCAAGCACCCCCTCGCAGGCGCCgtgccaccagctccagcaTCG aggGGCTGGTGCTGGAGACCCAGGAAGG gctgccGGCGGGGGTGAGCAATGGGGAGGCTGGTGGGCCCCCCCCTGACAACAGCACCCAGAcctggaagaggaaaagcagccaCCGAG GTGAGCGCTTCGAGTTCCCGGCGGTGGAGGACGATGTGATTTACGACGACGTCCCCTGTGAAAACCTTGATGCTGACCAAGACG GGGCAGAGCGCAGCCTGATCTACGAGGACGTGCAGCGAGGCGAGGGGCCGCGGGCGGGCGAGGATTTGGGCTGGAGCTCCAGTGAGTTCGAGAGCTACAGCGAGGACTCGGGTGAGGAGAGCAAGCCAGAGGCTGAGCCGGCCAAGCAGCGGGCGTCCTTCCAGCCCAAG CTTTCTCCAGACCTGAATAGACTAAAGGAGAGATACGCCAGGACTAAGAGGGACATCCTGGCTTTAAGAGTTGGGGGGAGAGACATGCAGGAGCTGAAGCAGAAGTACGATTGGAAG ATGACCCAGCTGATGAAAGCGGCCAAAAGCGGCACCAAGGACGGGCTGGAGAAGACCAAGATCGCGGTCATGCGGAAGGTGACCTTCCTGCACCGTAAAGAAGCACCAG GGGATGGGGAGCGTAGGAGGAGGGCGGCGGAGGTGGAAAAGTTGccgcctgcccccagcagctcgAGGGGGTTCCTGGAGCATCGCGGGCGAG GGGActcagaggaggaggacacGGGCTTCTTGGAGGTCACCGTCTCGGACATGAAGCACCCACCGCCGGAGCTCGGCCCCATGCCCGcggggctcagcccccagcag GTGGTGCGGCGACACATCCTGGGCTCCATCGTGCAGAGCGAGCGCAGCTACGTGGACTCCCTGAAGCGCATCCTGCAG GATTACAGGAACCCGCTGATGGAGATGGAGCCCAAGGTGCTGAGCGCCAGGAAGTGCCAGGTGGTGTTTTTCCGCCTGAAGGAGATCCTGCAGTGCCACTCCATGTTCCAGATCGCCCTCGCCTCCCGCGTGGCCGAGTGGGACTCGGCGGAGAAGATCGGGGACCTCTTCGTGGCCTCG TTCTCCAAGTCGATGGTGCTGGATGTGTACAGCGACTACGTCAACAACTTCACCACTGCCATGTCCCTCATCAAGAAGGCTTGTCTCACCAAACCTGCCTTCCTCGACTTCCTCAAG AAGCGGCAGATGGCCAGCGCGGACCGGGTGACGCTCTACGGGCTGATGGTGAAGCCCATCCAGAGGTTCCCCCAGTtcatcctgctcctgcag gacatGCTGAAGAACACCCCCAAGGGCCATGCGGACCGCCTGTCCCTTCAGCTGGCGCTCACAGAGCTGGAGACGCTGGCGGAGAAGCTCAACGAGCAGAAGCGCGTGGCTGACCAGGTTGCTGAAatccagcagctcagcaagaGCATCAGTGACCGCAGCAGCCTCAACAAG ctgctgagctcggggcagcggcagctcctgctctgcgAGACGCTGACGGAGACGGTGTACGGTGACCGGGGGCAGCTCATCAAGTCCAAGGAGCGGAAGGTTTTCCTCCTCAACGACATGCTGGTCTGTGCCAACATCAACTTCAA AGGCCAGCTGGAAATTAGCAGCCTGGTGCCCCTGGGCCCCAAATACGTGGTGAAGTGGAGCACGGCCCTCCCGCAGGtgcaggtggtggaggtgggGCAGGAGAGCGGTGCCTATGACAAGGACAACGTGGTCATCCACAACGCCGGCGCCAAGAAGCACGCGCCCACCGGGCCGGCCTCGCACA ATAAAGTCTACCTGGGGCCGCCACGGCTgttccaggagctgcaggacctGCAGAAGGACCTGGCGGTGGTGGAGCAGATCACCCTTCTCATCAGCACGTTGCACGGCACCTACCAG AACCTGAACATGACGGTGGCCCAGGACTGGTGCTTGGCTCTGCAGAGGATGATgaaggtgaaggaggaggagatccACTCTGCCAACAAGTGCCGCCTCcgtctcctgctgcctggcaaGCCGGACAA gtCTGGCCGCCCCATCAGCGTCATGGTGGTCTTCATCACTCCCAGCCCCCTGAGCAAGATCTCCTGGGTGAACCGTCTCCACTTGGCCAAGATTGGGCTGC GGGAGGAGAACCAGCCAGGATGGCTCTGTCCTGACGAAGACAAGAAGAGCAAAGCTCCTTTCTGGTGCCCCATCCTCTCCTGCCACATGTCCGCCTTCTCCTCCAAGGCCCTTGATTTGCAG CTCGGCGCCGCGGTGCACAACCCCGTGCAGTCCTCGCTACTGGGCTTCTCCGCCATCAGCACCTCGCTGCCGCAGGGCTACCTCTGG GTTGGGGGTGGCCAGGAAGGTGCAGGGGGGCAGGTGGAGATCTTCTCCCTCAATCGCTCGGTGCCGCGGACGGTCAAGTCCTTCCCGGTGGCCTCACCGGTGCTGTGCATGGAGTACATCCCCGAGGCAACTGAAGGGGACACGACGGGGACTGAGGAGACCCGGGCGGGCACTgagcagccccctgcagcacTGCACCCCACTGTTTGCTTGGGACTGCAGGACGGCAG CATCGCAGTGTATGGCAGCGTGGACACGGGGACGCAGTGCTTGCTGACCTGCAAGAGCCCGGGCATGCAGCCTGTCCTGTGCCTGAAGCACAGCCCCGAGTACCTGTTTGCGGGGCTGCAGGATGGCACCGTGGCTGCGTACCCCAGGAACAACG CGGGGCTGTGGGACCTGGCTGAGCATCCCACCCGCCTGACCGTGGGCACTGGCCCCGTGCGAGCCCTCCTGACGCTGGATGAGACCGTCTGGGCCAGCTGTGCCAACCAGGTCACCGTCCTCGACGCCTCCAGCCTCCGTACTCAG CAAACCTTCGAGGCCCACCCGGACGTGGAGGCCAGCGTGACGCACATGATCAAGGCGGGCAGCGGTGTCTGGATGGCGTTTTCCTTGGGCTCCTCCATCCGCCTCTTCCACACCGAGACGCTGGAGCACCTGCAGGAGATCAACATCGCCACCAGGACCACCTTCGTCCTCCCAG GACAAAAACACGTCCGTGTCACCAGCCTGCTCATCTGCCAGGGCTTGCTGTGGGTTGGCACCGACCAGGGCATCATTGTGCTGCTGCCCGTGCCCCGGCTGGAGGGCATCCCTAAAATCACTG GAAAAGGCATGGTGTCTCTCAACGGGCACGGTGGCCCCGTGGAGTTTTTGGCAGTGGCACTTAGCACCCTGGCCCCCGACGTGCTGAAGGGCaaccaggaggaagaggagggtgaGGAAGAGAAAACCCCGGAGCTGGATGGCCCCCCGCCAcgggaaatgaggaaaaaagggattttGCTGCAATACCGCCTACGCTCCACCGcccacctccccgggcagctGCTGTCAGTGCGGGATGCCCCGGCGGGGACCGGCGGCACCCCGGAGCACACGGAGGAGGACGGCTCCATCTACGAGATGGCCGACGACCCTGACGTCTGGGTGCGGAGCCGGCCCTGTGCCCGTGACGCTCCCCGCAAGGAGATCTCCTCTGTCGCCATCATTTCGGGGGGCAGGGGGTACCGCAACTTCAGTGCCGAGCCGCAGCGCCGGGGCGGCGAGGCTGACAGCACCCTGCTCATCTGGCAGGTCCCGCTGATGCTATag
- the ARHGEF10L gene encoding rho guanine nucleotide exchange factor 10-like protein isoform X10 — translation MSTVKMERLGDGPRQSVRTPCAMASSELPPCPAVGDRLAPEAPGAPPHGEEDLGEAFDFEDSDEEDDEDSAAEAEPSRGAVLQAPPRRRRATSSSIEGLVLETQEGLPAGVSNGEAGGPPPDNSTQTWKRKSSHRGERFEFPAVEDDVIYDDVPCENLDADQDGAERSLIYEDVQRGEGPRAGEDLGWSSSEFESYSEDSGEESKPEAEPAKQRASFQPKLSPDLNRLKERYARTKRDILALRVGGRDMQELKQKYDWKMTQLMKAAKSGTKDGLEKTKIAVMRKVTFLHRKEAPGDGERRRRAAEVEKLPPAPSSSRGFLEHRGRGDSEEEDTGFLEVTVSDMKHPPPELGPMPAGLSPQQVVRRHILGSIVQSERSYVDSLKRILQDYRNPLMEMEPKVLSARKCQVVFFRLKEILQCHSMFQIALASRVAEWDSAEKIGDLFVASFSKSMVLDVYSDYVNNFTTAMSLIKKACLTKPAFLDFLKKRQMASADRVTLYGLMVKPIQRFPQFILLLQDMLKNTPKGHADRLSLQLALTELETLAEKLNEQKRVADQVAEIQQLSKSISDRSSLNKLLSSGQRQLLLCETLTETVYGDRGQLIKSKERKVFLLNDMLVCANINFKGQLEISSLVPLGPKYVVKWSTALPQVQVVEVGQESGAYDKDNVVIHNAGAKKHAPTGPASHNKVYLGPPRLFQELQDLQKDLAVVEQITLLISTLHGTYQNLNMTVAQDWCLALQRMMKVKEEEIHSANKCRLRLLLPGKPDKSGRPISVMVVFITPSPLSKISWVNRLHLAKIGLREENQPGWLCPDEDKKSKAPFWCPILSCHMSAFSSKALDLQLGAAVHNPVQSSLLGFSAISTSLPQGYLWVGGGQEGAGGQVEIFSLNRSVPRTVKSFPVASPVLCMEYIPEATEGDTTGTEETRAGTEQPPAALHPTVCLGLQDGSIAVYGSVDTGTQCLLTCKSPGMQPVLCLKHSPEYLFAGLQDGTVAAYPRNNAGLWDLAEHPTRLTVGTGPVRALLTLDETVWASCANQVTVLDASSLRTQQTFEAHPDVEASVTHMIKAGSGVWMAFSLGSSIRLFHTETLEHLQEINIATRTTFVLPGQKHVRVTSLLICQGLLWVGTDQGIIVLLPVPRLEGIPKITGKGMVSLNGHGGPVEFLAVALSTLAPDVLKGNQEEEEGEEEKTPELDGPPPREMRKKGILLQYRLRSTAHLPGQLLSVRDAPAGTGGTPEHTEEDGSIYEMADDPDVWVRSRPCARDAPRKEISSVAIISGGRGYRNFSAEPQRRGGEADSTLLIWQVPLML, via the exons ATGTCAACTGTCAAAATG GAAAGGCTCGGGGACGGGCCCAGGCAGAGCGTCCGGACCCCCTGTGCCATGGCTTCGTCCgagctgcccccctgccccgcagTAG GTGACCGCCTCGCCCCGGAGGCCCCCGGCGCACCGCCCCACGGCGAGGAGGACCTGGGCGAAGCCTTCGACTTTGAGGACAGCGACGAGGAGGACGACGAAGACTCAGCAGCCGAGGCCGAGCCGAGCAGGGGTGCGGTCCTCCAAGCACCCCCTCGCAGGCGCCgtgccaccagctccagcaTCG aggGGCTGGTGCTGGAGACCCAGGAAGG gctgccGGCGGGGGTGAGCAATGGGGAGGCTGGTGGGCCCCCCCCTGACAACAGCACCCAGAcctggaagaggaaaagcagccaCCGAG GTGAGCGCTTCGAGTTCCCGGCGGTGGAGGACGATGTGATTTACGACGACGTCCCCTGTGAAAACCTTGATGCTGACCAAGACG GGGCAGAGCGCAGCCTGATCTACGAGGACGTGCAGCGAGGCGAGGGGCCGCGGGCGGGCGAGGATTTGGGCTGGAGCTCCAGTGAGTTCGAGAGCTACAGCGAGGACTCGGGTGAGGAGAGCAAGCCAGAGGCTGAGCCGGCCAAGCAGCGGGCGTCCTTCCAGCCCAAG CTTTCTCCAGACCTGAATAGACTAAAGGAGAGATACGCCAGGACTAAGAGGGACATCCTGGCTTTAAGAGTTGGGGGGAGAGACATGCAGGAGCTGAAGCAGAAGTACGATTGGAAG ATGACCCAGCTGATGAAAGCGGCCAAAAGCGGCACCAAGGACGGGCTGGAGAAGACCAAGATCGCGGTCATGCGGAAGGTGACCTTCCTGCACCGTAAAGAAGCACCAG GGGATGGGGAGCGTAGGAGGAGGGCGGCGGAGGTGGAAAAGTTGccgcctgcccccagcagctcgAGGGGGTTCCTGGAGCATCGCGGGCGAG GGGActcagaggaggaggacacGGGCTTCTTGGAGGTCACCGTCTCGGACATGAAGCACCCACCGCCGGAGCTCGGCCCCATGCCCGcggggctcagcccccagcag GTGGTGCGGCGACACATCCTGGGCTCCATCGTGCAGAGCGAGCGCAGCTACGTGGACTCCCTGAAGCGCATCCTGCAG GATTACAGGAACCCGCTGATGGAGATGGAGCCCAAGGTGCTGAGCGCCAGGAAGTGCCAGGTGGTGTTTTTCCGCCTGAAGGAGATCCTGCAGTGCCACTCCATGTTCCAGATCGCCCTCGCCTCCCGCGTGGCCGAGTGGGACTCGGCGGAGAAGATCGGGGACCTCTTCGTGGCCTCG TTCTCCAAGTCGATGGTGCTGGATGTGTACAGCGACTACGTCAACAACTTCACCACTGCCATGTCCCTCATCAAGAAGGCTTGTCTCACCAAACCTGCCTTCCTCGACTTCCTCAAG AAGCGGCAGATGGCCAGCGCGGACCGGGTGACGCTCTACGGGCTGATGGTGAAGCCCATCCAGAGGTTCCCCCAGTtcatcctgctcctgcag gacatGCTGAAGAACACCCCCAAGGGCCATGCGGACCGCCTGTCCCTTCAGCTGGCGCTCACAGAGCTGGAGACGCTGGCGGAGAAGCTCAACGAGCAGAAGCGCGTGGCTGACCAGGTTGCTGAAatccagcagctcagcaagaGCATCAGTGACCGCAGCAGCCTCAACAAG ctgctgagctcggggcagcggcagctcctgctctgcgAGACGCTGACGGAGACGGTGTACGGTGACCGGGGGCAGCTCATCAAGTCCAAGGAGCGGAAGGTTTTCCTCCTCAACGACATGCTGGTCTGTGCCAACATCAACTTCAA AGGCCAGCTGGAAATTAGCAGCCTGGTGCCCCTGGGCCCCAAATACGTGGTGAAGTGGAGCACGGCCCTCCCGCAGGtgcaggtggtggaggtgggGCAGGAGAGCGGTGCCTATGACAAGGACAACGTGGTCATCCACAACGCCGGCGCCAAGAAGCACGCGCCCACCGGGCCGGCCTCGCACA ATAAAGTCTACCTGGGGCCGCCACGGCTgttccaggagctgcaggacctGCAGAAGGACCTGGCGGTGGTGGAGCAGATCACCCTTCTCATCAGCACGTTGCACGGCACCTACCAG AACCTGAACATGACGGTGGCCCAGGACTGGTGCTTGGCTCTGCAGAGGATGATgaaggtgaaggaggaggagatccACTCTGCCAACAAGTGCCGCCTCcgtctcctgctgcctggcaaGCCGGACAA gtCTGGCCGCCCCATCAGCGTCATGGTGGTCTTCATCACTCCCAGCCCCCTGAGCAAGATCTCCTGGGTGAACCGTCTCCACTTGGCCAAGATTGGGCTGC GGGAGGAGAACCAGCCAGGATGGCTCTGTCCTGACGAAGACAAGAAGAGCAAAGCTCCTTTCTGGTGCCCCATCCTCTCCTGCCACATGTCCGCCTTCTCCTCCAAGGCCCTTGATTTGCAG CTCGGCGCCGCGGTGCACAACCCCGTGCAGTCCTCGCTACTGGGCTTCTCCGCCATCAGCACCTCGCTGCCGCAGGGCTACCTCTGG GTTGGGGGTGGCCAGGAAGGTGCAGGGGGGCAGGTGGAGATCTTCTCCCTCAATCGCTCGGTGCCGCGGACGGTCAAGTCCTTCCCGGTGGCCTCACCGGTGCTGTGCATGGAGTACATCCCCGAGGCAACTGAAGGGGACACGACGGGGACTGAGGAGACCCGGGCGGGCACTgagcagccccctgcagcacTGCACCCCACTGTTTGCTTGGGACTGCAGGACGGCAG CATCGCAGTGTATGGCAGCGTGGACACGGGGACGCAGTGCTTGCTGACCTGCAAGAGCCCGGGCATGCAGCCTGTCCTGTGCCTGAAGCACAGCCCCGAGTACCTGTTTGCGGGGCTGCAGGATGGCACCGTGGCTGCGTACCCCAGGAACAACG CGGGGCTGTGGGACCTGGCTGAGCATCCCACCCGCCTGACCGTGGGCACTGGCCCCGTGCGAGCCCTCCTGACGCTGGATGAGACCGTCTGGGCCAGCTGTGCCAACCAGGTCACCGTCCTCGACGCCTCCAGCCTCCGTACTCAG CAAACCTTCGAGGCCCACCCGGACGTGGAGGCCAGCGTGACGCACATGATCAAGGCGGGCAGCGGTGTCTGGATGGCGTTTTCCTTGGGCTCCTCCATCCGCCTCTTCCACACCGAGACGCTGGAGCACCTGCAGGAGATCAACATCGCCACCAGGACCACCTTCGTCCTCCCAG GACAAAAACACGTCCGTGTCACCAGCCTGCTCATCTGCCAGGGCTTGCTGTGGGTTGGCACCGACCAGGGCATCATTGTGCTGCTGCCCGTGCCCCGGCTGGAGGGCATCCCTAAAATCACTG GAAAAGGCATGGTGTCTCTCAACGGGCACGGTGGCCCCGTGGAGTTTTTGGCAGTGGCACTTAGCACCCTGGCCCCCGACGTGCTGAAGGGCaaccaggaggaagaggagggtgaGGAAGAGAAAACCCCGGAGCTGGATGGCCCCCCGCCAcgggaaatgaggaaaaaagggattttGCTGCAATACCGCCTACGCTCCACCGcccacctccccgggcagctGCTGTCAGTGCGGGATGCCCCGGCGGGGACCGGCGGCACCCCGGAGCACACGGAGGAGGACGGCTCCATCTACGAGATGGCCGACGACCCTGACGTCTGGGTGCGGAGCCGGCCCTGTGCCCGTGACGCTCCCCGCAAGGAGATCTCCTCTGTCGCCATCATTTCGGGGGGCAGGGGGTACCGCAACTTCAGTGCCGAGCCGCAGCGCCGGGGCGGCGAGGCTGACAGCACCCTGCTCATCTGGCAGGTCCCGCTGATGCTATag